DNA sequence from the Callithrix jacchus isolate 240 chromosome 13, calJac240_pri, whole genome shotgun sequence genome:
TCTCTCAGAAACTGGCCACCATGTTGTGGGACGCTCAAGCCACAAGGAGAGACCACAGGTTGGTGCACCATTTCACAGTGCCAGCTGGCATCTAGCAGCAGCTGCCAGTCATCACGTATAGGAGCCATCTTGAATGTTTCCACCTAGTTGCTCCTTACCTTCAGCACCAGCTGACATCAAATGGAGCAGAAGAACCACTCAGCTGAACCCAGTAAGCCTACAGAATAAAATGGTGGTTGTTTAAAGCTATTTCGGGGCGGTTTGTTTCACAGCAATATGTAACTGAAATAGCTTCCCAAAAAAGCCCTGCAATAAGACCATGGAAGAGCtaatttgatttaaattataaatagataatatttaaatgccctatgcttaatttttataacttctaAAAATTGTTAGGCAAAATTTTAGAAGTCTTGTTTTGGAAACTAGATCCTTTTAAGTctatttacaaattatattaaggTATTAATTCCTATTTCATTGTTTTGTATTCTGGTTCTCACAGTCTCTCCTTGAAGTGATATGTAATCAATAATGTAATCAAATGTACCTTTTtgatgaaaaaacaaaagcagtatTTTTCAGCAGCAATAGGATGAATCAGAACTTATTCAAATCTTGGCCCTATTATTTAATAGCTATATGTCCATGGCAAAATTACCTAAGCTGCCTGGgccaatgaaatttttaaaaatttttgagataAATATGAACTGTATGGGATTAGTGAAGATCAGAAATGATGTATGTTATGAACCTAGCAGAATGCCTGAAACCTAGATGGAACTCATGAAGGTAGCTTTTATTGTTGTGAGAGAGATGGTGATAAAAGGTTCTAAAAGGTAGTAAAAATTTGTctagtttatttttctaagagGACATGGAAATGGGGGTGTTCCTGGGCTTTATTGGGGTGGAGCTTAAAGGGTTTAAATGAGATCGCCTTGCAGTTCTTCCGACAAACATGCAGGTTTTATCCAAAGGAAATTCTTACCTCTAACCCCATTTACActttcctttctcattcttttattcctatAGAGGATCTGATAAAGGGAGAAAGGCAACTTCTCGGTCCTAGTCCCAAAGGTAGAATGAATGGAGAATTCCTTTTATTCTTTACCtcccattcttctctctttccccagttatgttcattttttaatttggtgggaaaaaaacccacaattttATAGGAAGCTGGCTGTCTGCGACCACTCTGAGCACCAGGGTGCCACACATTTCCTGGAATCCTTTTCCAGGTGGAAAACAGACGCAGCCCACAGTCTCTTTTATGTCGTCCAAGGGAGAGAGTACTTGTGGCAGTCCATAGGATTTTCTCTCTGATATTTTGCCCTAGTCTTTGTataaaatgttgattttctttACAAGTGTTGGGCATTTTCAGTGTAACAGGTATAACAATGccagataacattttttttttgtctgctgaATATGTTTGCTCTTAATGATTGAGGTAAGGTGAATAATTGCTATTAGTGCAACATAAAGACCACTTTTCTAAACTATGAGTTATCATTCTTGGTATTTTCTCATATCTGCCTGACTTGGGCAGGTGCCACATGAACCCCATTTTGGTCTTCGAAATTTAGCTGACCTTGGCCTTGGATGAAATGCCAGTGTATTGACTATAATATTTTTGGTTTGGGTCAAAACTGAGGACTTCAGTGCCATATATTTCAACTGGGTGCTTTAGGAAGGAATTATAAATTACCTTGGTTTAGCCTAAACTCCTGCTGTTATTGTTTTTGAATATTTACATGAATATTGATCATTGAAATCTTACTATCTTTCagcttgtatactttaaatgctTCTATAGACATTTTCTACACTGTGAAATTGTATGTCCTTTGCTAGAATCTTTGTAAGAGAGTTCTCACTGCTTTAAAATCAAATAAACCTAGAAGATAAACacaggaattattttaaaacaccatTTACTGGTATGTAAATGCAGATGATAGAAAGATGAACTTAAGGATAACTCATGTTGCCTATAAACTTGTCATAGTCATGGTTACAATTATGCAAATTGGTTcaggcttttgttgttgttagtgaTAGTACTGCAAACACAGTTTAAGATGTTAAAACCCtttaaatcatttataattttggACTAATTTCATCttaaaggaagaagtgaaaataTTCTTATCTCCTGCCATTTACAGCTGAAATGTGCTTCAAAGCAGCGGAGATTGTGCCCTACAAAATATAATGTGCTTAAAGCGGATTTTCCTGGGACTTGAGTTCTAAATTTTACTGCTTCAGGGACTCATATGAGGGCTCCATAGTATAGATTTAGAGAGAGTTTTAAAGACCCCTATTGATATAGGTGAACAAAATGGTTCCTTGGAAACCGTTTAGATGTGCAGTCACAGTAAGTTTGGATTTCAGGTTCAGATGCATATCGTGTGCAGTAACAAGCAGCAAAGCGCTTGGGGAAGCCCGTGGTCTCTATTAAGGACAGTGCATTTCTTCTGGTGCTTTAATGActgttgttttaaaagaaagaaagaaatcagcatTGAAACTCTCTGGAAGGTAAAGCTCCTGAAACCTAACCCAGAAGGCATGCTCTCATAGAAAACTCTTCTTAGTACTTGCAGTGAACTGATAGTTGAGGACATGTGGTATGTATTACAGTGCCAGGGAATTCAAACCTCTGCAGTGTGGAGTCACCATGAAAGGCTAATCTAAAAATGAAGTGGTAGCTTTGCTTGCATCATAACTCTGTTACTTACCGGTGCTTTCTATTAGCTTGACATCAGTTAGCTTGACATTATTCTAGTCTGCTTTGGGTGAGacagaagaaatggaaattcaAAGGGGACCCCAGCAGAGGATATATGGGCTGCCACTCCCTCCCCTAGCACTCCCTCCAGACATACTTAGCATTTCTCCCTGGGCAGGACAAAGTCTTACATAGTCATTGCAAAAAGGGCTAAAGGCAGAGCTGTCcatggttaggaaaaaaaaaatgttcgaACTGTTGGTTGAAAACCAGGTAATAACAGTCCTCTTAGTGAACAAAACTTATTAGAGGGCTAGGGAAGGAATGCTATCTCTCAGCAGCAGGCAGGAAGAAATTGCTGTTGAAAAGCTTACCTCTCTAGGGAGGAATCAGATATCAGACTTTGCCAAGCCTCAGGTCCAACCCAGAAGGTCCCACCTACAacccccacccccctccccatcccagcttTGTTAGATTGCTAGCATCGATCGCTGGCTTTTTCTGACCCAACAGTGGGTGAAGGAAAGAGCCTGAAAGCTGGCAAGGTGGGGGTGGAAGAAGACTGGGAACACTtttgtagagaaagaaagaaaaagagaggaaaacgGGTGGGGGccatgggtactaggcttaactGATGCCTGCCTGCCTCTCTTTGATTTGATGGCCTTTATTCCTTCTAATTGGATAAAATAGGAAGTCAGTGGCGGTCCTGTGCGGCTGGGTTACTGATTTTACTCAGACCAGCCTGCAGCTCTAGAGTGTGGATAGAGAGTGAAGAGTGGGGGTTGGGAgagggggaggaaagagagaggagagagaggacgGGCTTGgatgaagaggagagagaaagagaaagagactgaaGCAGAGAAGAGCCGCAGAGGAAGAAAGTGAATGAGCACTCAAGAAGGACAAAGAGGAGTAGCCGGGGGTGGGTGGAGGCAGGGCGGGGAAGGGAGTGACCGCCCCTCCTGGCCGCACTCTTGCCTCCCCAGCCCTCGGTGTTTGCAGTGATGCTCCGAGGGCAGGCACCTGCTGCTCTGTAATGATTCAGCCCCTTTCAGCCGTCGTTGCGTTAACACAACAGGATGCTGTTGCTATTGTCACTGCTGCCTCTCctgccgccgccgctgctgctgctgccgccgccgccgctggtCCTCCTCCTGCTCTTACTTCTCCTGCATGACAGTTGTTTTCTTCATCTGAGCAGACACCAGCTTCAGATGCTCGAGGTGAGAAACATGCCTTTCAGTTTGGGCTACTGGTTTACTTAATTCACCAGCGGGCAGCTCCGTCGATCTATTTTGGTCCCTGTCCTCTTGACCAGCCCGGGATGGTTTGGAGAAGCGTTTAAAAGAACTCGAAAAGTGGCTCAGATACAGCAGCTTAGAGAATTTTTAAGATATACTTTGATTTTGTAGTTGCTAGGAGCTTTTCTTCCCCCCTTGCATCTTCCTGAACTCTTCTTGATTTTGATAATGGCCTTGGACTTGGACAGTTTATCGATTTCCCCCTGTAAGATGCTGTATCATTTGGTTGGGGGGGCCTCTGCGTGGTAATGGACCGTGAGAGTGGCCAGGCCTTCTTCTGGAGGTGAGCCGATGGAGATTTATTCCCCAGACATGTCTGAGGTCGCCGCCGAGAGGTCCTCCAGCCCCTCCACTCAGCTGAGCGCAGACCCATCTCTTGATGGGCTTCCGGCAGCAGAAGACATGCCAGAACCCCAGACTGAAGATGGGAGAACCCCTGGACTTGTGGGCCTGGCTGTGCCCTGCTGTGTGTGCCTGGAAGCTGAGCGCCTGAGAGGTTGCCTCAACTCAGAGAAAATCTGCATTGTCCCCATCCTGGCTTGCCTGgtcagcctctgcctctgcatCGCCGGCCTCAAGTGGGTATTCGTGGACAAGATCTTTGAGTATGACTCTCCCACTCACCTTGACCCTGGGGGGTTAGGCCAGGACCCTATTATTTCTCTGGACCCAACTGCTGCCTCAGCTGTGTGGGTGTCGTCTGAGGCATACACTTCACCTGTCTCTAGGGCTCAATCTGAAAGTAAGGTTCAAGTTACAGTGCAAATTGACAAGGCTGTTGTCTCCTCTGAGCCGTCAGTGGCATCAACACCGAAGAATcgtatttttgccttttctttcttgccaTCCACTGCACCATCCTTCCCTGCACCCACCCGGAACCCTGAGGTGAGAACACCCAAGTCAGCAACTCAGCCACAAACAACAGAAACTAATCTCCAAACTGCTCCTAAACTTTgtaagtagagagagagagagagagaagagatgatgatgatgatgatgatgatgatgataaataaAGGAAAGGGGTGGCTTTGAGATCCCAAAAGGTGTTCTCTAGAGGctgtttccctttcttcctgcaTTTTAGTTGTGTTGTTTAAGCAAAGCAGGTGTTTGAGATGCTTGGGATGGCCTTGAAGGGTTGAGTAGAATGATCTTGCAAACTCTGGTTCTGAACCAGTGCTGTAACAGCGGCTGTCTCTAGTCACATTGTTCAGTCTGGTCCCGGCAATGCAAAACTTCAGCATCTGCAAGTCATGCTTGAATATAAgttaaattcaatttatttctaacacattttaaaatgaaaacatcaggTCTTCTTTTATGTCTTTTAGAAATGTGATTTTCATACACCAGTGAGTATTATTTTGTGTCTTTCTCTTCCCCATTATAGATTTCCTATCACCTTTACGTTACCCTCTTCTTCACAGCGACCCCAAGctgcctgtctttctctcttcttcctgttcaCTCACCACTTCTCCCTAGTCTCATATCTTAATTGGTTCTTTCTGAGATTACAGCAAGTATTAAGACATTTATGCTGCTCGCCTCTCACTAGCAGGACTGCTGTCCTGCCCAGATTGTACTTTCAGTTAGTGACCACTGATTAGtggcagttttattttgtttaggacACAGTAGGATTCTGCATGAAGGATTTTCCCAAATTAGTTTTGTCCTCTATAATCAAATGTTTAAATAGCTTCcttggcaatcattaaaaagtacaAGATCTGTTAGTGAGGtacatcttctttttttctttctttcttttttttttttagacatgtgTCATCTTAGGCTGGCAGATTGCAGCGGCCTGGTTTAATAACCTGTGATGTGTAGAGAGCCCACACTcttaaaaacaatacatttttgtttgcattgggTAATTGCAATAGCTTTAGAGTGGAAAGTTGGCAGGAATGAAAGCATGAGTGTTCTAAACATCCATATAGGAGGGAGGAGTTTCTATAGCCTTTTATACATGcttctagtttatttttgttgtctcTGCCTCCTATCACTTTTTACCATGatgaatatttacttaaaaaagtaCAAGATCAGAAAATTTGTTTCTTAATAACTTGCATGAAAGCTCTTAGAGTTAAAAGAGAGTTGACAATTTCTCTGATGAAATGCCCCTCATGTTTTTCCTCCAGACAATAACGAAGAATAAAGAATACCTTTTCCAGACATCGTGCAGCCTgttatagaaatagagaaaaacgTGATTTGTGCTTGTGATCCCCAATCATTTCACTTACACAAGATTCAgtggcaaagatttttttaaaaaaaggggcTTGTTTTCTAGGTGCAGTCAGGGACAAGAACCTCCTTCATGTAGACACTGCTTTGTATCTTTACCAAATCCCTGAAGCATCATTAAAGGTCTGACAGACATCGCTGCCTTTGCTGCCTCTTCCCACCTGGCAAAGTGACCGGGAAATAATACCTAGATGAAATGACAAGCTACTAAAAGCAAGTACAGTTCCTGCAAAGAGAAGTGAAATTCACCAGGAGGACAAGGTTACTTGATCATTTTAAACTTAAGTCTTTAATTGAAACCTGCTTGAACAGGTTTCATTgtccagcaaaagaaaaaaaaaattccctttgaaAAACACTTGAACTAAATTCTGTAATTTTGTTCTCTGAGGAAATCAGGCAAACAAAGAAACCTCCAGCACATTTTCCTGATCTAAGACCATGTCAGAAAGTATGTTGTGAAGTTTTGAGAGATTATTTTGTAAGGTAAATTTTTCTACTAAGTGTTTTAGTAGATTACTTATTCCACATCAGTTTCTTTTCCCCAAGCCAGGGCATTGATATTGTGGCATTTGCAATAAGTGGGAAAGATTTACTGCTGCCTAAAAGCATCTTTGCGGCCAGTTTGACCAGACGCACAGCTGCAGTGTTTTGAAATGCATCGGAGATAAGCCTAGAGAAGCAGTCTGGAAAGTAGTTTTCTCCTGAAAAGTTAGCAGACAGTTAGTTGGTTGACACTTTACAACCTATAGGGAAACTCTGTTAATTGTTTGGActagtcctttaaaaaaaatcaagtctaGTATCCCCAAAATTGTGAGCCTACTTTTTTTTGGTGGCGGGGGCGGGTGGGGTGGCTGGGAGGAAAGTAGTGTTTGAAAGGGATTGGTTCAGGCAGCTTTGTTTTTAAACACTTGTGAgtggtggtttttgttgttgtttaaaaagaTTGTAACCattaattaatgaaaagaaacaaaaaagcttaCAAAGGGATTGCATTTTTCAACTAAGAAAGTATTGTTTAATTACAGAAAGAACTGGCACGTTCCTTTTACCATGCATGTTTTTGACGTAAACTAAGCTGTCGTGGCTTATATTTGAAAATGACATTATCATATGTGAAACATGCTCTTCAGTGATTTTAGGATTTTATTctcccttttccattttttttttctgtctcagcaTATTCAGCGCATTATGCACAGAACTGTAGCCTTCAAGGTCATAGACTGTTGAGGGCTAATTGATTCTTCTTTATCCTGGAGCCTGAGAGAGTAGAAGAGAGACAATCCCAGTAATTGTGTCTGCAGTGTTGCTCCTCAAACCAATCTACTTACTAGTattagagttttattttataaatactagAATTACTCCCTCACTGACTCTtgtcaaattataaaattctttatctttattataataaaaggcaaaatatGACATTTTCAATTGCCTTTCGGTATAGGGGCTATGTCGGATTTTCTAAAATGAGTGTATTTCTTTCATAAAgtaatataatttcatatttttatgatattaatccATAAATTCATGTAGGTCTTAAGAAGTCCAAGGCAGAACTGGAATGAAaatgtataagtatatattttttattctaaagtaTTTCTAAATATGGCTAATGGTTTCCCACTACCACAATGATTATATTGTCATGACACTAATTAAGTTTTTGCTTTTCAGTGAGTCACATAATACTTGCAccattcatttgttttctttgcctaGGCTTTACAATTTTTTCTACCCTGACTATTGGGAGATTGCAAACATAGATTATCATAAAAAGAActgattaattgattaattaaatcTCAGCCAGGAAACAGTGGACcatcttgaaagaaaatgttttctggaTGTGAGATCCTCCCTGCTTGACAACAGATTCTTGGATGCAAGAATGTGTTGGTATTTTCGTCTTGGGccaactttgttttgctttgtcttaAGTCTTATTAAGGGGTTGTATGACAAACCATTGTTACCGCAATGAAAATAAGAATCAGTCACCATTTGCAAAAGATCAACATGATGAATTGAATATACCATaggatttctttccttctgtttaaaAGTTCCATTCATTTAAATTCGAATGGATCTTTCTTCTAGTTCTTGGTAACTATGTTTGTAGGTATTTCAGAACAGtgatttcaaataacttcttcCCACTTTAATTGTAGTCATTTACAGCCTAAAATACTAAAAACTGAAAGATACTGAAAGATCTTTGATTGGAACTGAATGCTTTTATAAATTTACCAATGAAGAAACCCAGGCTCAGAAATGCCTACTGaattctttaattaaaatttgcTATACTCTGAAAAATGTGGTAAAATCCAAAGTATTAGAAAATAATGTCTCTGTCGCTcagaatttacacacacacacacactctctctctctttctgtctctctctctcaccctctctctctccctccctccctccactgtTTTCTTCTATCATGGTATCCTTATTGTACAGAGTTGGAGCTAGAGACTAACGTAGCATCTGACTGTGAATGGGGAGGGAAGTACTTTAAATGGGACCACTGTTTAGGTGTGTGTGTAGTgcatgttattaaaattaaattttcttcttgcCTACATGTTTTGCTCTTATTAAATTTTCAGTCATGGTGGTCTTTTCCCTTATTATTTGATCATCCATACAGTGTTCAAGTTGTTTCTGAAAACAGTATAGGTTGCTTAGGGTGAGTGCTTCCCTAATATAGAAGAGAGGGCTCTATGGctcacctcttttcttcatagcccatttttttttcctctctattccTTTGTGATATCCAACTCcgtcttcttctctcttttccttcctaccttcccaaTTGTATAttgaatttttcccatttttgtaaTTATGCCATTTTAGCTTTATATGTCAGAATTTCATTGCATCCTAAGATATCAAAACAATTTCAACAATCTTTATTTAACCTTTAgctttatttattgcattttaatgcTGAATGGCACTTTTATATATTACAAACATAGAAAAAACAGTCTAGCAAATGACCAGTATACCAGTTTCCTAATGACACAATTAAATCAGATTTTTGCTGCCTTCTTAATCTCTTCCTGCTTGATGCCAGTTTCTCTGTTTTTGGACCTCAGCATTTCTGTACTCCAGAAAATTATGTTCCAAACCATACATCTGTGTTCgtattccttctctcttccttttaacAACTCTTCACAGTATCCTTTTAAAGCATGAAGGAAGAGGTATTTTATAGATTGAAAAACCAAACTATAAAAAGTTATGATGCCCCTGAGAACCAGGAATATAACTTGTCCACAGAGTCCATTGAACGTTCGACTACAACGTAAACTACATTCTGTTTTATGCTCATGTTTCCACTCTTATAACTTTCGCTCTATATcaatgctttgtttttttctattatttactttttttccccaattcaGTGAGTATATGTTAaatgcctactctgtgccaggctctcTTTTAGACTGGTTATATGGCAGTGGAAAACAGTAGAgtgcctgccctcaaggagcttatcTTCTAGTGGATTTTAAGAATGTGGTTGTATCGTGCAATTTGAGATATGTCTTGCTTTCTCATAATTCAGCATTTATTCTCTTTACCTTCATGTTATTCACCTTTTGCCTTCCACTCCTGTCTTTTCTTAGTATGTTTCTCTTCTCCATCTACCAAATACCGAACACTTGCCCAGCAATGTCCTTTAAGTGACAGCAATCCTATCTCTGCCACCAACAGGCTGAGTAGCCAGGGGTGATTCATGATATGGCACTATTTAATCAAACCTTTGGAGTAGTTAGAACAGTATGATTTGTCTAGCCCTTTAGGAGCATCCTCTTaagatgaaaaatatatacataattctTCTAGCATATACATAAAGgttttaagattattttcagatTCTAGAAAGTTGATagctgtaaatatttttgtttctaccttttagtcatatttttatgtattgttttgGCTTGCAGAACATCAAGAGTATTAAAATATTCCCAAaggttttttttcatttcactgtCCAGACAAAGACTAGAATCTGCCATTAAGTTGTTTAGTTCTTAAGCCAAATAAAGACATGAGTTCATATACCATTCACAAGAAGAGTAATTGACTAGCAGTGAGTGAAGTTAATTCTAATCATCTCAAAGCTGGTTGCAATCTTTACTGCAGTAAAGTTAGACCGTCGTGTtaaatctgtttcttcatttatatgtgataataataatatacatgtCTTGGGGCGGGCAAGGGATTAGATGAGATTTTGGAAAACACCAGGTCCTAGGCCTGAGACATAAGAATTACAAAACCAGCAGCATTTCatccactctgtgtgtgtgtgtgtgagaccatTCAAAGGGTGTTTCTCAATAACATAATTTAATGTCTTATAATCGTTGAATTTTATATGTTGAAGATTTTTGGATATTATTTGTGTCACTTCCTAATTGAGAAAAGGCAGGTCTGGAaaagtgaagtgacttgcccaatgtCACTACAACCAATCAGTGGCAGTGCTGAGGTTAAAACTGAAGTCATCCTTACCATTGCCACACTTACTTTTCTTCTCCAAATTGTTTTTAGCATTTATACTCAAGTAGCATATGTtatcctaattaaaaaaatttggttttcccatttatcatttaaaaCTAATTAGTAAAACTTTTATCACTCTATAGCAGATGTCTTCCTTAGAGAAGagaattttggccaggcatggtggcttacacctaaaatcccagcactttgggagaccaaggcaggcctgaggtcagcagttcaagaccagactggccaatatagtgaaaccctactatttttgtctctactaaaaatacaaaaattgcaaggctcgatggcttacacctgtaatcccagcactttgggaggccaaggtgggtggatcacgagatcagaagtttgagaccagcctgaccaacatggtgaaaccttgactctactaaaaatacaaaaattagctgggtgtggtggcacatgcctgtaatcccaggtactcaggaggctgaggcaggagaactgcctgaacctgggaggcggagattgcagtgagccaagatcgtaccactacactgcagcctgggtaacagagtaagactccgtctcaaaaataataataataaaataaatatacaaaaattagccagacatggtggcgcatacctgtaatcccagctacttaggaggctaaggcaaaagaatcaaTTGAATCTGAGAGAcagagattatagtgagctgacatcgcaccatggcactccagcctgggcgacagagtcagactctgtctcaaaaaaaaagaaggaaaaaaaatagagaagagaatTTTACCTTTATGATGTTGATATGTTAAAGACACCCCTCCAGAGGCTGGACATTCATCTCCCAGCAATATAATATTTGGGAGAATTTTGTAATGATCATAGTTATCCCAACTGAAATGTGCTACATATTTGGGAAGAAATTAGTTTCTTAGTACGGAAAGTATTCAAGCAGTGACACTGTTGAGGGAGATTTATGTTCCTAGAAGATTATTAACTATATTTACTCCTGAAGTAATAGAACTCTGATTCTCTTAGCTTTCGTCTTAGGGTATTTATTAGCTTTGCAGTGGGTAGACTTGAATTTCAATTCTACTGGCCCCTCTTCATGGCCTTTAGCAAGTTAGACCATCGTGTtaaatctgttttctcatttatatgtgataataataatatacatgtCCTGGGGCTGTTAGCGGGTTAAATATGAGATTTTGGAAAACACCAAGTCCTAGGCCTgagacataaaaaatacaaaaccagcaCCAATTTTCTCCCTCATTCGACTTTTAACTCCCTGcctcactttgttctttttctcctttgatcTTGGCAGCGGTTTGGTAACAACGTTTAGAGAATGTTTTGGAGTTTTAGGGGAATCTTCTGAAAAACTGAAGTAAGTGAAGAGGTGGTGATACATCATTGCTAAAGTGGAAATTATACTAGAAACTCGAGACCAAATGCCAGCTCTGCTCTTACCTGCTGTGTGACTTCTAGGAAATCATTTCACTTGAGATTTCGTTTTTACATCCAAACAAATGGGGATGTTAATATACAAAACTCTCAAGAGATTGTCATGAAGACAAAAGTGGTTACTCTACCTA
Encoded proteins:
- the LOC128929428 gene encoding uncharacterized protein LOC128929428, with the protein product MLLLLSLLPLLPPPLLLLPPPPLVLLLLLLLLHDSCFLHLSRHQLQMLEVRNMPFSLGYWFT